In a genomic window of Leptospira brenneri:
- a CDS encoding STAS domain-containing protein, whose amino-acid sequence MVTKTVEENCYRIESNHLDLYSAASLEEDMTSIFQKGVTSLYLDFSNVEEVSSSVLGLLLYKKMVYRKQGVSLFLINVNPQVFKILKILNLNGHLLP is encoded by the coding sequence ATGGTCACAAAAACTGTAGAGGAAAATTGTTATCGCATTGAGTCCAACCATTTGGACTTATACTCTGCGGCAAGTTTAGAAGAAGATATGACGAGTATTTTCCAAAAGGGAGTCACTTCCCTTTACTTGGATTTTTCCAATGTAGAAGAAGTGTCCTCTTCGGTTCTAGGACTCCTTCTCTACAAAAAAATGGTCTATCGGAAACAAGGTGTTAGTTTGTTTCTGATCAATGTCAATCCACAAGTTTTTAAAATCTTAAAAATTCTAAACTTAAACGGACATTTACTTCCTTAA
- a CDS encoding polyprenol monophosphomannose synthase encodes MQNKTSIILPTYNEAGNIKNCAETISKILEKESMDFEIVIVDDNSPDGTFEVAKVLAEYDKRIKPFVRTTERGLSSAVTYGYGKAEGENLVVVDADFQHDYTKIPDVIRLLNENDIVVATRRSSDGGYGNFPIFRKLASQFATKISEWLFPVPISDPMSGFFGIRKSIYLETKGKLHPRGYKILFEILGSVRTEKIAEVGYTFGLRTWGQSKLDSGVIFYFIWDLISIKWNQWRSSHSFQFRSKRRNSHIHP; translated from the coding sequence ATGCAAAATAAAACAAGTATCATTCTCCCAACGTATAACGAAGCCGGTAATATCAAAAACTGTGCAGAAACCATTTCTAAAATTCTAGAAAAGGAATCCATGGATTTTGAAATCGTGATTGTGGACGATAACTCTCCAGATGGAACCTTTGAAGTTGCTAAAGTTCTTGCTGAATACGACAAAAGGATCAAACCCTTTGTTCGTACAACAGAAAGAGGTCTTAGTTCTGCTGTCACTTACGGGTATGGAAAAGCAGAAGGCGAAAATTTAGTAGTGGTCGATGCCGATTTCCAACATGACTATACAAAAATTCCGGATGTCATCCGCCTCTTAAATGAAAACGATATCGTTGTTGCCACAAGAAGAAGTTCTGATGGTGGATACGGAAACTTCCCTATTTTTAGAAAGTTGGCAAGTCAGTTTGCAACTAAGATTTCTGAATGGTTATTCCCTGTTCCCATTTCCGATCCTATGAGTGGATTTTTTGGAATCAGAAAATCAATTTATTTAGAAACCAAAGGAAAACTTCACCCTCGTGGTTATAAAATTCTTTTTGAAATTTTAGGTTCTGTTCGGACTGAAAAAATTGCAGAAGTGGGTTATACCTTTGGACTACGCACTTGGGGACAATCGAAATTAGATTCTGGTGTGATCTTTTATTTTATTTGGGATTTGATTTCTATCAAATGGAACCAGTGGAGGTCTAGTCACTCTTTCCAATTCAGATCGAAAAGAAGAAATTCACATATCCATCCATAA
- a CDS encoding ArnT family glycosyltransferase encodes MFFAVVVILSAVYAISLGVPDLAFPQGDEIMHIRSVRESLEAGSYTLPVLSGLPNPYKPPLLFWLGIFFDRIFGVSYLSERLVSFLFGIGTLTLFYKLYFDLSKSERETKLATLIFAFSFLSLKFFGLLMMEGAMVFFTLLYIFFFYLSKKKRNLTYVSLGSFFVGFGYLLKGPILHIYIVLFLLSFLYIRMVRVRKGKFKISFLPLKEERSTLLAFGFSFIIPILWISYLYVFANSGKELLRFFFITENMGKFYAANQSGLRIWGGWLLYTIPFTIPILHILWLSLKKSSKVKNQSLVMVALVFLLFVTIFHLMPNRKDPYYVTPFVALLFLLPAMRKTNWETLILSRFNQYSIPIIYFLFIAIAVVLRLPLLFAISLLGIIVTLSIIPTNINKKVKFYGTLVPQLFLVPITMAFLLKPMSDPDITKQNIVAEGKEICVIAENPWTAMDVQNKLKNTKVSFALPLTYKETCPSSKVLINFSESTIITEDWEKVSSWFQWKSHLSLDSGRAIRAILKMDKRSFQSEVNVWNKRGNL; translated from the coding sequence ATGTTCTTTGCTGTTGTCGTCATTCTGTCTGCAGTTTACGCCATCTCCCTTGGTGTTCCCGACCTAGCCTTCCCACAAGGGGACGAGATCATGCACATCCGCTCCGTTAGGGAAAGTTTGGAAGCCGGAAGTTACACCCTTCCCGTTTTGTCTGGCCTACCCAATCCTTACAAACCACCGCTTCTATTTTGGTTAGGAATCTTCTTTGACCGAATTTTTGGTGTCAGTTATTTATCAGAACGTCTGGTTTCTTTTTTGTTTGGGATTGGGACTTTGACTCTTTTCTACAAACTTTACTTTGACCTCAGTAAATCAGAAAGAGAAACAAAACTAGCGACTCTCATTTTTGCATTTTCATTTCTCTCACTCAAATTTTTCGGACTTCTGATGATGGAAGGGGCAATGGTGTTTTTTACCTTGCTTTATATATTTTTCTTTTACCTCTCTAAGAAAAAAAGGAACTTAACTTATGTTTCGTTAGGAAGTTTTTTTGTTGGATTTGGGTATCTACTAAAAGGCCCGATCCTTCATATCTACATCGTTCTATTTTTGTTAAGTTTCCTATACATCAGAATGGTTCGTGTGAGAAAAGGTAAGTTCAAAATTTCCTTCCTACCCTTAAAAGAAGAAAGATCAACCCTCTTAGCATTTGGGTTTTCTTTCATCATACCTATCCTTTGGATTTCTTATTTATATGTATTTGCAAATTCAGGAAAAGAGTTATTACGGTTTTTCTTCATTACAGAAAATATGGGGAAATTTTATGCTGCTAACCAATCCGGTTTGAGAATTTGGGGTGGATGGCTTTTATATACAATCCCATTCACCATTCCCATTTTACATATTCTTTGGCTTAGTTTAAAAAAATCTTCGAAAGTAAAAAATCAATCTTTGGTGATGGTTGCCTTGGTTTTTCTACTTTTCGTTACCATTTTCCATCTAATGCCCAATAGAAAAGATCCCTATTATGTAACTCCATTTGTTGCATTGTTATTTTTACTTCCTGCAATGAGAAAAACAAACTGGGAAACACTCATCCTTTCTCGATTCAATCAATACTCTATCCCTATCATCTATTTTCTATTTATAGCAATAGCAGTAGTGTTAAGATTACCTCTCTTATTTGCAATTTCGCTTTTAGGAATCATTGTTACACTGAGTATCATTCCTACAAATATAAACAAAAAAGTAAAATTTTATGGAACCTTAGTTCCCCAACTGTTTTTAGTTCCGATCACTATGGCTTTTCTTTTAAAACCAATGTCTGATCCTGATATCACAAAACAGAACATAGTCGCAGAGGGAAAAGAAATTTGTGTGATCGCAGAAAATCCATGGACTGCCATGGACGTACAAAACAAACTAAAAAATACTAAAGTAAGTTTTGCATTGCCTCTGACTTACAAAGAAACCTGCCCAAGTTCCAAAGTCTTAATTAATTTTAGTGAATCAACAATAATCACAGAAGATTGGGAAAAGGTTAGTTCTTGGTTTCAATGGAAAAGCCATCTATCTCTAGATTCTGGCCGAGCCATTCGTGCCATCTTAAAGATGGATAAACGTTCCTTTCAATCAGAAGTAAACGTTTGGAATAAAAGAGGGAATCTATGA
- a CDS encoding kelch repeat-containing protein produces the protein MKNHLFLLSIIITSFIYNCSNSLSDGGKANTAKIEWQVVSGISTNSAIVSWKCSGKVPGFLVTTGPNYNNVDTSFLDNEVHAVALSNLITDSEYRYVPSCGTKEIGIGIPSTFKTLSDNAVIFRRSIWIIGGIGSDKNAVSEIDYFDPVENIWHPAVTTVPTPRLNAQIVSFKNKIYVIGGMVKNGAVYTMSRLVEAYDPITNTWNKNLSDMPSTLQGGVIGSFDEEIVILGGTTTSDMTTGTIFNTIYKFYPSIGTTGTWVSLLSSTNIFPRIDMAGCTYNGSLVFTGGRFYSDGLAYATTDAYAPSLNSTSGKIEASISLARHGSGYACYRPISTDPYPTDTPTLFVAGGSTGTNISQPVTAVTNSNRFEYSYLGNASNAFVTGSNTPIALYYPAMEISYEKRKLYLLGGASEFNLPIDQVYSLDLANPGGNPWVPETLNMPRSRFGHKAVILSR, from the coding sequence ATGAAGAATCACCTCTTTTTATTATCAATCATTATCACTAGTTTTATTTATAATTGCTCAAACTCCCTCTCCGACGGAGGAAAAGCAAATACTGCCAAAATTGAATGGCAAGTGGTTTCAGGCATTTCTACCAATTCGGCAATTGTTAGCTGGAAATGTTCAGGTAAAGTTCCAGGGTTTCTTGTGACAACTGGTCCTAATTACAATAATGTAGATACATCCTTTTTGGATAACGAAGTTCATGCGGTTGCCCTATCCAACTTAATTACCGATTCAGAATATAGATATGTTCCTTCCTGTGGTACAAAAGAAATCGGAATAGGTATTCCCTCTACATTTAAAACTCTTTCAGACAATGCAGTCATTTTCCGTCGGAGTATTTGGATCATTGGGGGTATTGGTTCCGATAAAAATGCAGTCAGTGAAATCGACTATTTCGATCCAGTGGAAAATATATGGCACCCTGCTGTTACCACCGTTCCAACCCCAAGACTAAATGCTCAAATCGTATCTTTCAAAAACAAAATCTATGTAATTGGCGGAATGGTTAAAAACGGAGCAGTTTACACAATGAGTCGATTGGTTGAGGCTTACGATCCAATCACTAATACTTGGAATAAAAATCTATCTGATATGCCATCAACATTACAAGGTGGTGTCATCGGTTCCTTTGATGAAGAGATAGTCATACTAGGTGGCACAACTACCAGTGACATGACCACAGGAACCATCTTTAATACGATTTACAAGTTTTACCCCAGTATCGGAACGACTGGAACTTGGGTTAGTTTGTTATCTAGTACAAATATTTTCCCTCGTATCGATATGGCTGGATGCACGTACAATGGAAGTTTAGTTTTTACTGGCGGAAGATTCTATTCTGATGGGCTAGCTTATGCAACAACGGATGCTTATGCTCCATCACTCAATTCAACCTCAGGTAAAATTGAAGCATCTATTTCATTAGCTCGACATGGTTCTGGATATGCTTGTTATAGACCGATTTCCACTGATCCGTATCCAACAGATACTCCTACTTTGTTTGTTGCAGGAGGTTCCACAGGAACAAATATTTCACAACCTGTGACCGCGGTAACTAATTCAAATCGTTTTGAATATTCTTATTTAGGGAATGCATCTAACGCCTTCGTTACAGGTTCGAATACACCAATAGCACTCTATTATCCAGCCATGGAAATCTCATATGAAAAAAGAAAACTATACCTTTTGGGTGGTGCTTCGGAATTCAATTTACCAATCGACCAAGTTTACTCTTTAGATTTAGCGAACCCTGGCGGAAACCCTTGGGTTCCAGAAACCCTCAATATGCCAAGAAGTCGCTTCGGCCATAAAGCAGTTATTTTGAGCAGGTAA
- a CDS encoding LA_3334 family protein has product MKHIKFPYLTIFIILNLCISTYFLDAAELRFPNGEVFHTEFVYEDERMLVVRFKGSEYKIPKKDLEYYDLSNKGQTNHSYKIAILSLKNGSVIKGTIADKNKDEVIIKSELGFLTINKNEIKNDIPIVDERPEFPIVYLANDKLDNQTRIGGSFTYLPLFPPLGNQTPPLYGLSIFTEPAFLRFKNTYQLGFKFEYLQSTGPIKEVTSQSGYVYLHQSKTFNSNPLLDFYGIVGIGMSSLSYRFDQNNAKIGSNPSAYLELGWQGLKYGPSFYRIGWKNLCFFEIEKIHCGSGLEISGGINF; this is encoded by the coding sequence TAAATTTCCTTATCTAACAATATTCATTATCCTTAATTTATGCATTTCCACCTACTTCCTGGATGCTGCCGAACTACGATTTCCCAATGGAGAAGTTTTTCATACCGAATTCGTATACGAAGACGAACGTATGCTTGTTGTTCGTTTTAAAGGTTCTGAATACAAAATTCCAAAAAAAGATTTAGAATATTATGATTTATCTAACAAGGGGCAAACAAATCATTCTTACAAAATTGCAATTTTATCCCTAAAAAATGGAAGCGTGATCAAAGGAACCATTGCAGACAAAAACAAAGATGAGGTGATCATTAAGTCGGAACTCGGTTTTTTGACTATAAACAAGAATGAAATTAAGAACGATATCCCAATAGTCGACGAACGTCCAGAGTTTCCAATTGTCTATTTAGCAAATGACAAACTAGACAACCAAACAAGGATTGGTGGGAGTTTCACCTACCTGCCATTATTTCCTCCGCTTGGCAACCAAACTCCACCTCTTTATGGACTTTCGATCTTCACTGAACCTGCATTTTTACGGTTTAAAAATACGTATCAATTAGGATTTAAATTCGAGTATTTACAATCTACGGGTCCAATCAAAGAAGTCACATCGCAATCGGGATACGTCTACCTCCACCAATCCAAGACTTTTAACTCAAATCCTTTATTAGATTTTTATGGAATTGTAGGAATAGGAATGTCTTCTCTTTCCTATCGCTTTGATCAAAACAACGCGAAAATAGGCTCCAATCCTTCCGCATATCTTGAACTAGGTTGGCAAGGACTCAAATACGGTCCTTCATTCTATAGGATTGGCTGGAAGAACTTATGTTTTTTCGAAATAGAAAAAATCCATTGTGGTTCCGGACTCGAAATATCAGGAGGAATTAATTTCTAA